In Glycine max cultivar Williams 82 chromosome 15, Glycine_max_v4.0, whole genome shotgun sequence, the DNA window GCAAAATAGTTATCCCAGTTAATTGAATTAGTAATTACTGATTAGAGCAATAACTTCTCTGTTTAAACTTCAAATATAAGATATTAACAAAGACTTCCTTTCAAAGAGCAGACTACAAttctactaaaaaaaacaaacctcAGGAAATGTAAGCAGTAAAATTAGAATAAGAAATAACACAAACTAATGATTGCTTTGGATTTTGCCAGCTACTCCACACATTACTTCATAGAACATCAATTATCAGAAAAGTTGATTGAGTGTAATCAAGTAAAAACACATATATAGATAATATTTGAGACCTTCCACAACATGCCCCCAAAAGAAGAATTTGGTTGCTCCCTACATTGTCAGCATTGCTTGTGGCATTAAATAAAGAAGTCAGGGGCAGTGATTCCCATGTTTGACTATCTGGAATACAGAAGCGTGCTTTATGTATTATGTCAGATCCATCAACAAAACATCTGGTCCATACACCAGATGATTTGAGTTGGCTATTCAAACTTTTCATCCATGTTCCACAGCCTTTATGAGCAATCATTACAGTTCCTGATCCACCAAGAGAATCCCAACCCTCCTCAATCTCAACAGAGGATTTCTCAGATAAATCTTCCTTCCAGTTAGGGCAGCCCATAACACCAATTACAATCTCTCCTTCAACCACAAGAGCCAAACCAACCTGTAATTTTTGGAAATGCCTTAGACAAATTTCAAGATAATAATTACCAAGTCAGATCAACATATGATGCACTGTGAAGAAAATAACATTCGCTGCAAGAATTCCTTATCCAAAGACATACATGCACAGCTTATTTACCCACTCCTCGAGAGGAAATTACATCATAACTCGAGCACTATCACAAGGTTTACCATACAACAAAGAGCTCTTCCAGATGAAACCTCTAGGATTTCTCTCTGTTATATACTACTATATGAAAAGAACTTCAAAAGGTATAACCTACATTATGACTTACCACATATAAGGCTTTGCCAGCCTTTAGAAAACCACGTGTGCCATCAATTGGGTCAAGCACCTGTATTTATTCAATGGAGTGAACTTCCCATAAGTTATGATGGGAAaaaccaaacatgagaaataacTATATAAATATCCAATATTAACCTTTAAATAGATAATGTCCTAATGGCTAATAGAAATCAACTTGTAGAAGTATGTAGTTTTCATAAAACAGCCAAAATAATTACCACCATTTTCTCATCTCCAGGAATGCAATGTGAACAAACATCTCATACAACAACATAGAAAATGAAGCCAtgaatcaaatttttaagaagCTATACTGCATCATTTTACAGCATTTAATTGAACGGCTTAGATATGCCCACCCAATATGTGGCCGGCTTTGATCCAAATACGAAAGCATCCTTGCCCCCTCTATCAATTGCTTCGAGTACATCATCTTGTGTCAATGGTTTACAAGTGGAGCTAGCTGTATCAGTTACTGCATCAAGCACAGTACCTGCCAAGTTTCTTGTTCGCAAGAAAGCAGAGTCCTCTTCAGCCACCAAAGGTATAGAAGGGAACAGCTTATTTAACTCTGTTTTGACAACCACATAAGatataaaaccaaaattttcAATCCCTGTGAACGAATAATAACTTGACAAATCATTTTCAAGGCTACATGCTAATCCTAATACTACGCTAATTACATTAGTAGTTTAGTACAAGGAAAATATACTGTAGCAAACTAGTGTTTACAATTACACTTTAGATGACTCACGTTGACAAGAAATTATGAGGATTAATCAGAGTTCATTAGCAGTTTTTAAGTTTCACCGAGTCCTTTAAATTAACGTTCATCATATTGTTGTTATATCCCCAtatagaagagaaacttaagtAGAACTACAATTGACCACATTAAGGGCCTGCTTAgataaacttctccataagtatttgtagaagaaaataggaaagaaaaatcaaacaagcttccccataaactaaaattagcttatgtaagttaaaaataaatttttgaaaaagctAATATGAGAGAGCTTCTACAAATTATCTTATGGAGAAGCTTATTTCTTGTTTCCTTCGTATTTTCTTACAAGTGCTTatgaagaagtttatccaaacatcaCAATTACACCATATTGGTTTGATTTATATAGGCATcacaattaagaaaaatgttaagcTACTTGTTATATTTGACATGAGACTAAGTTAATACCGAAACTTATGAGTGCTTGAACTCCAAAATCTGCCACAGTAACAGGAGTCTGGTCATTTTTCTCAAGAACCTTTCCATCAGTTGAGAACAAGGATGATTTGACCTGCAGAGTGCGGACACTTCACTAAAGTCACAATGCGCATAAAATCCAATTGTAGCAGAATCAATTCTGACGATTatacacacaaaaaattaagaacaactacagaccaacaaaaaaaaaaggagagaaagaagGTTATTACATTAAGACAGAGACGGCAAGCCCTCTGAACAACGTCAATAGCGGCTTGAAGCTCTTTGTAATGCTTTGCGTTTTGCTGCGGAAATGGCAGGGTCGCCCTAATGGATTGTAAATCGAAACGAGGGGAAATTCAGGCTTTGACTTTGAGAGAAAATGGAAGAGTTTTCATTTTAtggaaaacaaaattgattgaaGAGACCTTACGTTGAAGCGACGACTACGAGTTGCGCCACCGTTAAATAATCGGACGGCGGAGACAGGTGAACGCAGGATATCCATCGCCATCAGTGTCGACTGTCGAGCGTTGAGGAGAGGAGAAACACAAAATAGTGCCAAGGAGATGCCTGGTTGgtaatgaaaatgaatttaaattacatttttttttaaagtttaatatgCATAAATTgcttaaacaaataaaatataaaagtatataatttagattatttttaaatataataattttttccactaactttttaaatgaattttttattaaaaaaataattaattccaaaatttaagttatatatatataggaatggATGACGGgggttttaaaaaatagaaactagTAACATTACCtctatttttattatacaattaattCTATATGTTGTATCGGTAAAACTTACATCAATAAAGGAGTTATAATTCTTATCATGTTGTGCAaaatgagaaatatgtaaatttcattaaaaatgcatttttttttagagattacaaatattttttaactaaataccCTAAATTAAACTGAAATAATTATGTGACGGTTAGACTACATCCTAagtgattttaaattataatatcattttattaatcATAATCCCTTTAAAGTGTTGACAAATAATATTGTTAATtctagcaaaaaaaaattacacatgattttaaaaacattatctacattaataaataatttagtagACACAAATGATATCCTttcatattcaaataatttggTGAACGGGCGGTATTTCATCTAGTAAAGAGATTGAACTAGACAAGGAACAAGGCCAACCTTAATTCTTTTGAAACCTGTGCTCATTGCAAAAGTCACGTACTAACTCACTCACTCAAATAATACTTAGGATTTCgcatattaacaaattaaatctCCATTTATCTAAAGGTCAACTCCAATGAGCGACGTACTCCAGACATGGTATTCTAGATTACACCACACGACAACAGAAGCATGCATTACACATATAGCCCACTGCAACATAAACCTCTCATGTGTACCAGTCttaatatataacaattaaataaataacgaaTGATGAGCCCGATATTAAAATAAAGGGCAAGATTTGGATTTGCATTAGTATAATATATATGCAGTACAtggtattattttattataaaataaagaatcttCCTCGAGACtaattggataaaaaatttgCTTACAGCGATtaattagaaggaaaaaaatgttagaatgtgattaaaataattagaagggaaaaaaatgttagaatgtGATTATAATAACTAGCAATTAGAAAGTGAATTGTGGGTTGTTATTAGAAAGTGAATAAGCTAGTTTTAGTGAATATACTACATAAATAACCTTTGATTCTTTCATTATGCAGTACTGattttgaataacaaaattttaattcttttacatCTTTTTCTCATATTTCATGTGTGAATCTGTTATTGTTCTAACAAATTGGTATCAAGAGCTAAGGTTTTGATCAAGGGATCCTTGTGACACACACGATGGGATCAACTAGCGTGATTTTTTCAACAAATCTTCTCGTTCTCATTGGAAAGAACTGGGATCGGTGGCGTGTGCAGATGAAGGCATTCCTGGGCTATCAAGAAGTTGCAAAAATCGTTGAAAAAGGTTATCCAACGCTCACTGAAGATTCCACAGATGCATAGAAGGCGCTTcacaaagaaaacaagaagaaagatCGTAAAGCGACCTTCCCGATTCATCAATGTGTTGATGAGGCGCACTTTGAGAAGATTGCAGGCACTGCAACTTCACAAGAAGTGTGGAAGATCCTGGAGAAATGCAATGAAGGCGCAAAGCAATTGAAGAAGGTGAGGTTACAGACGATGAGGCGTCAATACGAATTGATGCAAATGGAGAATAATGAAAAGATAGTTGAATTTTTCAACAGAATCATTACTCACACAAATGCCATGAAGAATTATGGTGAGAAAATTTCAGATCAATCAATTATAGAAAAGATTTTGAGAACACTCAATCCCAAATTCGACCACATTGTTGTAGCCATTGAAAAATCCAAGAAGCTTGAGGAATTACAGGTAGAAGAACTTCAAGGTTCTCTTGAGGCACATGAGCATAGACTCATTGAAAGAGGTTCAGAGAAGTCTGGTAATCATCAAGCACTGCAGGCTCATACATCAGGAAGAGGAGGCCATAACTTCAAAGGAAATTTTCGAGGTTGAGGCCATGGGAGAAATTCCAAAGGTGGCTTTGGAAGAAACACTTGAAGCCAAGATTAAGGAAAGATTGATCAAGATCAACCAGAAAGCTCCAGTAGAAGAGGGAGTTTCAGTAATTGGCGAGgaggaaagaaaaaggtaattgacagaaaaaaaaattcaatgtttTAACTGTAATCGGATTGGACATTTTTCCATAGAATGTGTAGTTGCACCAAGTCACATAGATCATCGGGGGAGTCAGTCACATAGTGATCATGAGGAAAACATGGCCAAAGAAGAGAATGAAGCAAATCCTAAAAAACAatctttgatgatgatgatgatcaccAATTCAGAATCTCATAACAATGAAATTTGGTACATAGATTTTAGGTGTTCAAATCATATGACAGGACATCGTGATTGGCTTGTTAATTTTGATGCAAAGAAGAAGAGCACAATAAGATGTGCGGACAATAGAGTCATTCAGACTGAGGGTGCTGGGAATGTGTTAGTCACAAGACAAGATGGAAGACAAACAATGATCTCAGATATGCTTTATGTTTCTGGAATGAAGAGTAACGTGATCACTATGGGTCAACTCTTGGAGAAGGGATTCTCAATGAATACGACTAATGGTTTTTTGGAAATCTATGACACAACAAAGAGAATGACCATGAAAGCCCCTTTTGAGGATTCTTTCACATCTTTTTCTTATATCTCTTATGTGAATCTGTTATTGTTCTAGAAAAAGACATAACCAAAGTTCCTGAACCCTAAGTTTTGACCCAAAATATCTTCTCATTAATCCTACTTGAATATTCCTTTTGAATCCTGCCCAAGGCGCCCACAGAGTTAGTAGCCACAAACACACAGCCACTAGTTTAATTATATACCTATGTTATCCATGTATAAATATTTGCAGATCGTGATTACATCCATAATTCAAGTGCCTATATATTACATATACACACTGCTCTCCATTTCTGTAGCTAGCTTTTCTCATTTTTCGCTACTGCTAACATGACTCGATTAAACATTTTTTCTCAATATTTCAGCACCACACAACACAAATAATTTGACAGAAATTAGAGACACCGGGATTTATGCAGAAAGcactgatattatttttttaaaaaaattaagattaatttgaaaaattaactaATCGGGAACACGTTCAATTCTTATTGCCaccatcataaaaaaaaataaaaaatccgaACATATATGTCTAGACAATGGCCATGCTTAAcataaattgattgaaaagttAGTTGATCATGCaaattttgttgaaaacatgTAAGAAGATCAGCATTGAA includes these proteins:
- the LOC100780695 gene encoding putative PAP-specific phosphatase, mitochondrial, coding for MAMDILRSPVSAVRLFNGGATRSRRFNVRATLPFPQQNAKHYKELQAAIDVVQRACRLCLNVKSSLFSTDGKVLEKNDQTPVTVADFGVQALISFELNKLFPSIPLVAEEDSAFLRTRNLAGTVLDAVTDTASSTCKPLTQDDVLEAIDRGGKDAFVFGSKPATYWVLDPIDGTRGFLKAGKALYVVGLALVVEGEIVIGVMGCPNWKEDLSEKSSVEIEEGWDSLGGSGTVMIAHKGCGTWMKSLNSQLKSSGVWTRCFVDGSDIIHKARFCIPDSQTWESLPLTSLFNATSNADNVGSNQILLLGACCGSLCKYLMVASGRASIFILRAKEKTIIKAWDHAVGIICVHEAGGKVTDWKGSDIDLAADHVGRRIIFPSGGVLVANGNLHNKILQIINQTSRV